AGTCGACCCGCACCTCCAATCGGCTGCGCGGCCTGCTCACCCAGATCCACCCCTCCCTCGAACGCGTCCTGGGCCCACGCATCCAGCACCAGGCCGTCCTCGCGCTACTCGCCCGGTACGGCTCCCCTGAACTGCTCGCCGAGGCCGGCACCCGACGCATCGTCAAACTCCTGAAACCCCTGGCCCCGCGCCTGGCCGAGCGCCTGGCCGAGGAGATCGCCGAGGCCCTCGCAGAACAGACGGTCGTGGTGCCCGGCACCCGGGCCGCAGCCCTCGTCATCCCCTCCCTCGCCCGCCAGCTGACCGAGATCCTCGCCCAACGCCGCACGCTCGAGGGACAGCTCAGTGCCCTGCTGGAGGCCCACCCTCTTTCCCCGCTCCTGACCTCGATGCCCGGCATCGGGATCAGGACCGCCGCGACCATCCTGACCACCGTCGGCGACGCCGCCACCTTCCCCACCGCCGACCACCTCGCCTCCTACGCAGGACTTGCCCCGGTCACCAAGTCCTCCGGCAGCTCCATCCGCGGCGAACACGCACCCAGACGCGGAAACCGGCAGCTCAAACGCGCCATGTTCCTCTCCGCCTTCGCCGCCCTGGCCGACCCCGACTCCCGCGCCTACTACGACAAACACCGCGCCGCAGGCAAAACCCACACCCAAGCAATCATCCGCCTCGCCCGCAGACGCATCAACGTCCTCCACGCCATGCTCCGCAACGCCACGCTCTACACGCCCCACACCGCCACCACATAACCCGAGCAACACCCACCC
This genomic window from Actinospica robiniae DSM 44927 contains:
- a CDS encoding IS110 family transposase encodes the protein MYDTSGIGVFLGLDVGKGEHHAHGLTPAGKTVYDKRLPNTEPKLRALFEKLIAKFATVLVIVDQPANIGALPLSVARDVGCQVAYLPGLAMRRAADLYEGEAKTDARDAAVIADVARTAPRALRTLTVLDETEAELAMLVGFDQDLAGESTRTSNRLRGLLTQIHPSLERVLGPRIQHQAVLALLARYGSPELLAEAGTRRIVKLLKPLAPRLAERLAEEIAEALAEQTVVVPGTRAAALVIPSLARQLTEILAQRRTLEGQLSALLEAHPLSPLLTSMPGIGIRTAATILTTVGDAATFPTADHLASYAGLAPVTKSSGSSIRGEHAPRRGNRQLKRAMFLSAFAALADPDSRAYYDKHRAAGKTHTQAIIRLARRRINVLHAMLRNATLYTPHTATT